A single region of the Acanthopagrus latus isolate v.2019 chromosome 11, fAcaLat1.1, whole genome shotgun sequence genome encodes:
- the LOC119028918 gene encoding uncharacterized protein LOC119028918 isoform X2: MTTATACECVLNSTPCWSPCWTPCWTPCWPPAGLPAGLPAGLHAGPLLDSLLDSLLVSLLAPCWSPCWTPCWIPCWTPCWSPAGPLLDSLLDSHAGLHAGLPCWPPAGLHAGFPAGLHAGLHAGLPAGLHAGLHAGLPCWPPAGLHAGFPAGLPAGPLLDSMLVFLLDSMLDSMLDSLLDSLLDSLLVSLLDSMLDSMLDSMLDSLLVSLLDSMLDSMLDSMLDSLLDSLLDSLLAPCWTPCWSSCWIPCWIPCWSPLLDSLLDSAD, encoded by the coding sequence CGTGTGAATGTGTTCTAAACAGCACTCCCTGCTGGTCTCCATGCTGGACTCCATGCTGGACTCCATGCTGGCCCCCTGCTGGACTCCCTGCTGGTCTCCCTGCTGGACTCCATGCTGGCCCCCTGCTGGACTCCCTGCTGGATTCCCTGCTGGTCTCCCTGCTGGCCCCCTGCTGGTCTCCCTGCTGGACTCCATGCTGGATTCCCTGCTGGACTCCCTGCTGGTCCCCTGCTGGCCCCCTGCTGGACTCCCTGCTGGACTCCCATGCTGGACTCCATGCTGGTCTCCCCTGCTGGCCCCCTGCTGGACTCCATGCTGGATTCCCTGCTGGACTCCATGCTGGACTCCATGCTGGACTCCCTGCTGGACTCCATGCTGGACTCCATGCTGGTCTCCCCTGCTGGCCCCCTGCTGGACTCCATGCTGGATTCCCTGCTGGACTCCCTGCTGGCCCCCTGCTGGACTCCATGCTGGTCTTCCTGCTGGACTCCATGCTGGACTCCATGCTGGATTCCCTGCTGGACTCCCTGCTGGACTCCCTGCTGGTCTCCCTGCTGGACTCCATGCTGGACTCCATGCTGGACTCCATGCTGGATTCCCTGCTGGTCTCCCTGCTGGACTCCATGCTGGACTCCATGCTGGACTCCATGCTGGATTCCCTGCTGGACTCCCTGCTGGACTCCCTGCTGGCCCCCTGCTGGACTCCATGCTGGTCTTCCTGCTGGATTCCATGCTGGATTCCCTGCTGGTCTCCCCTGCTGGATTCCCTGCTGGACTCTGCAGACTGA
- the LOC119028918 gene encoding uncharacterized protein LOC119028918 isoform X3 produces MLDSMLDSMLAPCWTPCWSPCWTPCWPPAGLPAGFPAGLPAGPLLVSLLDSMLDSLLDSLLVPCWPPAGLPAGLPCWTPCWSPLLAPCWTPCWIPCWTPCWTPCWTPCWTPCWTPCWSPLLAPCWTPCWIPCWTPCWPPAGLHAGLPAGLHAGLHAGFPAGLPAGLPAGLPAGLHAGLHAGLHAGFPAGLPAGLHAGLHAGLHAGFPAGLPAGLPAGPLLDSMLVFLLDSMLDSLLVSPAGFPAGLCRLMSYSLSLL; encoded by the coding sequence ATGCTGGACTCCATGCTGGACTCCATGCTGGCCCCCTGCTGGACTCCCTGCTGGTCTCCCTGCTGGACTCCATGCTGGCCCCCTGCTGGACTCCCTGCTGGATTCCCTGCTGGTCTCCCTGCTGGCCCCCTGCTGGTCTCCCTGCTGGACTCCATGCTGGATTCCCTGCTGGACTCCCTGCTGGTCCCCTGCTGGCCCCCTGCTGGACTCCCTGCTGGACTCCCATGCTGGACTCCATGCTGGTCTCCCCTGCTGGCCCCCTGCTGGACTCCATGCTGGATTCCCTGCTGGACTCCATGCTGGACTCCATGCTGGACTCCCTGCTGGACTCCATGCTGGACTCCATGCTGGTCTCCCCTGCTGGCCCCCTGCTGGACTCCATGCTGGATTCCCTGCTGGACTCCCTGCTGGCCCCCTGCTGGACTCCATGCTGGTCTTCCTGCTGGACTCCATGCTGGACTCCATGCTGGATTCCCTGCTGGACTCCCTGCTGGACTCCCTGCTGGTCTCCCTGCTGGACTCCATGCTGGACTCCATGCTGGACTCCATGCTGGATTCCCTGCTGGTCTCCCTGCTGGACTCCATGCTGGACTCCATGCTGGACTCCATGCTGGATTCCCTGCTGGACTCCCTGCTGGACTCCCTGCTGGCCCCCTGCTGGACTCCATGCTGGTCTTCCTGCTGGATTCCATGCTGGATTCCCTGCTGGTCTCCCCTGCTGGATTCCCTGCTGGACTCTGCAGACTGATGAGTTACAGTTTATCATTGCTGTAG
- the LOC119028918 gene encoding uncharacterized protein LOC119028918 isoform X1, translating into MTTATALPAGLHAGLHAGLHAGPLLDSLLVSLLDSMLAPCWTPCWIPCWSPCWPPAGLPAGLHAGFPAGLPAGPLLAPCWTPCWTPMLDSMLVSPAGPLLDSMLDSLLDSMLDSMLDSLLDSMLDSMLVSPAGPLLDSMLDSLLDSLLAPCWTPCWSSCWTPCWTPCWIPCWTPCWTPCWSPCWTPCWTPCWTPCWIPCWSPCWTPCWTPCWTPCWIPCWTPCWTPCWPPAGLHAGLPAGFHAGFPAGLPCWIPCWTLQTDELQFIIAVVS; encoded by the coding sequence CACTCCCTGCTGGTCTCCATGCTGGACTCCATGCTGGACTCCATGCTGGCCCCCTGCTGGACTCCCTGCTGGTCTCCCTGCTGGACTCCATGCTGGCCCCCTGCTGGACTCCCTGCTGGATTCCCTGCTGGTCTCCCTGCTGGCCCCCTGCTGGTCTCCCTGCTGGACTCCATGCTGGATTCCCTGCTGGACTCCCTGCTGGTCCCCTGCTGGCCCCCTGCTGGACTCCCTGCTGGACTCCCATGCTGGACTCCATGCTGGTCTCCCCTGCTGGCCCCCTGCTGGACTCCATGCTGGATTCCCTGCTGGACTCCATGCTGGACTCCATGCTGGACTCCCTGCTGGACTCCATGCTGGACTCCATGCTGGTCTCCCCTGCTGGCCCCCTGCTGGACTCCATGCTGGATTCCCTGCTGGACTCCCTGCTGGCCCCCTGCTGGACTCCATGCTGGTCTTCCTGCTGGACTCCATGCTGGACTCCATGCTGGATTCCCTGCTGGACTCCCTGCTGGACTCCCTGCTGGTCTCCCTGCTGGACTCCATGCTGGACTCCATGCTGGACTCCATGCTGGATTCCCTGCTGGTCTCCCTGCTGGACTCCATGCTGGACTCCATGCTGGACTCCATGCTGGATTCCCTGCTGGACTCCCTGCTGGACTCCCTGCTGGCCCCCTGCTGGACTCCATGCTGGTCTTCCTGCTGGATTCCATGCTGGATTCCCTGCTGGTCTCCCCTGCTGGATTCCCTGCTGGACTCTGCAGACTGATGAGTTACAGTTTATCATTGCTGTAGTGTCCTGA